A genomic stretch from Candidatus Nitrososphaera gargensis Ga9.2 includes:
- a CDS encoding NAD-dependent epimerase/dehydratase family protein: MKYLVTGGYGFVGSHLVESLLKDGHEVTVLDNLSNGQLDNLKSIKSDITSYISNVEQLQSSYFKDRFDGIFHLATAPRSSSLKDPMRDIETNCKGMIAVLELARELQAKVVFTSNSGIYGSTSGSNSINENSINNPTTPYDADKLVSEYYCKIYHNIHGVRSAVVRFATVYGERQQVNEKLNWRPLVATFVKNVLNNEEVVINGDGEQTRDLIYVADAVQGVIKAMNSAVDDADIFLISTNTETSVKQVLHHVEDITGLKAKTRFTESLKGDIRRMKYDYSKAKKKLGFEPKFSVRDGIKRLVEYSLENRTK, from the coding sequence TTGAAATATCTAGTAACTGGCGGCTACGGATTTGTGGGCTCTCATCTTGTTGAGAGTCTCCTCAAGGATGGACATGAAGTAACGGTTCTAGACAACCTCAGCAACGGACAACTTGATAATCTAAAGAGCATTAAGAGCGACATCACTTCTTACATTTCAAATGTAGAACAACTCCAATCTTCTTATTTTAAAGATAGATTTGATGGAATATTCCATCTGGCCACTGCACCGAGGTCATCGAGCCTTAAGGATCCAATGAGAGATATCGAAACAAATTGTAAAGGCATGATAGCTGTGCTGGAGTTAGCGAGAGAACTTCAAGCCAAGGTAGTGTTTACCAGCAATTCCGGCATATATGGTTCAACAAGCGGAAGCAACTCAATAAATGAAAATTCGATCAATAACCCAACCACGCCATATGATGCTGACAAGTTAGTTTCAGAATATTATTGCAAGATATATCACAATATACATGGAGTGCGTAGCGCAGTGGTGCGCTTTGCAACGGTATATGGCGAGCGTCAGCAAGTTAATGAGAAATTGAACTGGAGACCTCTTGTAGCAACCTTTGTCAAGAATGTTCTCAATAATGAGGAGGTTGTTATTAATGGCGACGGGGAGCAGACCCGCGACCTCATTTACGTAGCAGATGCAGTGCAAGGTGTAATAAAAGCTATGAATAGCGCTGTCGATGATGCTGACATTTTTCTAATATCTACAAATACGGAAACATCTGTTAAACAAGTATTGCACCATGTTGAAGATATCACTGGTCTGAAGGCAAAAACAAGATTTACTGAATCACTGAAAGGAGATATACGCAGAATGAAATATGACTACTCAAAGGCCAAAAAAAAGTTGGGCTTCGAACCGAAATTCTCTGTACGAGATGGAATCAAGAGATTGGTTGAATATTCACTTGAAAATAGGACAAAATAA
- a CDS encoding glycosyltransferase family 4 protein, with translation MDSVNQYAAINVKAKYENMKHMRILILGNMANDGYAVAKELRKMNVDVDLAVNISDFGMALPEWEDGTMSDKIDPYSIDGDAARKMWNPPCWIRYFDFLNKVPRKKHMMAKIQSRINLIRMMREYDIIECHVPFSIYSQFSGIPYVAYDAGWIRYFPYSNGFRDKLARRGYRKARKIIITNPDTFEISDGLPYLDKDKILFCPFAIDPEKYRPLDAKELRARYVNESDILLFSPTRQIWNEKGNDKMIRAYAKFVKEVPNSKFIMVAWSIDEDNSKRLASSLGISDKIEWIKPVPKNQLIQYYNASDIVLDQFILGSWGTSTPEAMCCQKPVLIFYKKNYIIRAFGEEPPILNSFTEEEICSNLLKLAKNLDFRAVMGKKSREWIIKTHSSRVVAERHLEILESSL, from the coding sequence TTGGATTCTGTAAATCAATATGCTGCAATAAATGTTAAAGCGAAGTATGAAAATATGAAACACATGCGGATTCTGATCTTGGGAAACATGGCTAACGATGGATATGCAGTTGCTAAGGAACTGAGAAAAATGAATGTGGATGTTGATCTTGCTGTGAATATATCTGATTTTGGCATGGCGTTACCAGAATGGGAGGACGGCACCATGTCTGATAAAATCGATCCTTACTCAATAGATGGCGATGCAGCAAGAAAAATGTGGAATCCTCCATGCTGGATACGCTATTTTGATTTTCTAAACAAGGTACCCCGCAAGAAGCACATGATGGCAAAAATACAATCCCGGATTAACCTGATCAGAATGATGCGAGAATATGATATAATAGAATGTCATGTTCCCTTTTCGATATATTCACAATTTTCTGGCATACCATATGTGGCATACGATGCTGGGTGGATACGCTATTTTCCGTATAGTAACGGATTCCGCGACAAATTAGCTAGGCGTGGCTATAGGAAGGCAAGAAAAATCATCATAACGAATCCTGATACATTCGAGATTTCAGATGGCTTACCATATCTTGACAAAGACAAAATTCTTTTCTGCCCCTTTGCTATAGACCCAGAAAAATATCGACCGTTAGACGCAAAAGAGTTACGTGCAAGATACGTAAATGAAAGCGATATTCTATTATTCTCTCCTACACGCCAGATATGGAATGAAAAAGGCAATGATAAAATGATACGCGCATATGCAAAGTTTGTCAAGGAAGTACCAAACTCTAAATTCATAATGGTAGCCTGGAGCATTGATGAGGATAACAGTAAAAGATTGGCTAGTTCTCTTGGAATATCTGATAAAATTGAATGGATAAAACCGGTTCCCAAGAACCAACTCATTCAGTATTACAACGCATCAGACATAGTTCTTGATCAGTTCATCTTGGGTAGCTGGGGAACTAGTACCCCTGAAGCAATGTGCTGCCAAAAACCCGTGCTTATCTTTTACAAGAAAAATTACATTATCCGAGCGTTTGGTGAGGAGCCCCCAATTTTAAACTCCTTCACAGAAGAAGAAATATGCTCTAATCTTCTCAAACTTGCAAAAAATCTAGATTTTCGTGCTGTAATGGGAAAAAAAAGCCGAGAATGGATAATTAAGACACATTCTTCGCGGGTTGTTGCTGAGAGGCACCTTGAAATTCTGGAATCTTCTCTTTAG
- a CDS encoding peptidylprolyl isomerase has protein sequence MLEGTRPLFRAGSFEFQTRHLLVIAVLALAFTSALIMRFYPVKYGFYLNEFDPYFDYRATKYIVDNGLDAYWNWHDTMSWYPEGRDIPATSQSGLHITTAVLYSAFGGGSDLLDFTIVFPAVIGSLTVIVIFALVRVLGNTSAGLFSALLFAFSPAIIQRGNLGWFKSEPLGLFFGILAAYLFISAIKHKEIKYAIPKAVAGGLILGLANASWGGIQYFSIPIAIFFIALPFFRRDLTIPMYVAIAFTVFTLISAAAFPRPGMSFVLGLPGLGMIGSTIFLVIAHFLKRFSRSQVQLRNTAFLLIAFVAASVGVIATEAYLSPSFRYLNAVFPFLSSQNALVESVAEHFTPTVADYFVDFSVLIMFAGLGAWLAFRRRDDMSIFALIIGITGVYVSATFARLLVFASLGIIVLAGLGLYEVTRSIMAHRQATATPSVTQRPTAATREERRKIEFAGRGHPASGQAVRIAYTVVIIMMLSIPMFFPSNSNWLSSADSPAAIANGGTGFRTQTNDWTDALNWIEQNTEPDAVIASWWDYGYWITTLGNRTTLADNATINSTRIETIAKMLISDEQAGLKIAQDLQADYILVYTVAQVRFLGQTNNTETGATEQVPIYTLGQGGDESKKQWFMRIGGFDESKYIESDGFTPTPEFWNNTLLGKLFPFEPSSYVQLSDGRVASQPQPEWEPGLTGLYTQHIKYPTDGGSDQPLHLVYASPSFENEENIMFGVFIYKVNHDYVPNPQGDPYAEPEPTTANMTTSNEIAIINTTQGPIEIEFFPKEAPKHVDNFIKLANEGFYDGTLFHRIVPGFVIQGGDPNTKGDDSDRSTWGQGGPGYTVNAEFNDIPHTRGIVSMARAQDPNSAGSQFFIVLDDNENTRALDGKYTVFGKVISGMDVVDKIAALQTTMVGQTPQPANPEEARIISISIRESK, from the coding sequence ATGTTGGAAGGTACCAGGCCATTGTTCAGAGCAGGGTCTTTTGAGTTTCAGACAAGGCACCTGCTGGTTATCGCGGTTCTTGCTCTTGCGTTCACCTCTGCGCTCATAATGAGGTTCTACCCCGTAAAGTATGGATTTTACCTTAACGAATTCGACCCCTACTTTGACTACCGCGCTACAAAGTATATCGTAGACAACGGTCTTGACGCGTACTGGAACTGGCATGATACAATGTCATGGTACCCAGAAGGACGCGATATTCCAGCAACTTCCCAGTCAGGTCTGCATATCACCACTGCAGTCCTCTACTCTGCATTTGGTGGCGGAAGCGACTTGCTGGACTTTACCATAGTGTTCCCAGCAGTCATTGGCTCGCTTACTGTTATTGTAATCTTTGCTCTGGTAAGGGTGCTTGGCAACACTTCTGCAGGGCTCTTTTCAGCATTGCTGTTTGCATTTAGCCCTGCAATAATCCAGAGAGGCAACCTCGGGTGGTTCAAGTCCGAGCCCCTAGGCCTCTTCTTCGGGATTCTAGCCGCGTACCTGTTTATTTCAGCCATCAAGCACAAGGAGATCAAGTACGCCATACCCAAAGCGGTCGCAGGTGGTCTCATACTCGGTCTGGCAAACGCTTCATGGGGAGGAATTCAGTACTTTAGCATCCCTATCGCGATATTCTTTATCGCACTTCCGTTCTTTAGAAGGGACCTGACAATCCCGATGTATGTTGCAATCGCATTTACGGTATTCACGCTGATAAGTGCGGCGGCATTCCCAAGACCGGGCATGTCATTTGTGCTAGGCCTTCCAGGCCTTGGCATGATTGGTAGCACCATTTTCCTAGTCATTGCCCACTTTTTGAAGAGGTTCAGCCGTTCGCAGGTGCAGCTTCGCAACACTGCATTTTTGCTGATTGCCTTTGTAGCAGCTTCAGTAGGCGTGATCGCAACCGAAGCTTATCTATCTCCGAGCTTTAGGTATCTCAATGCAGTGTTTCCGTTTCTGAGCTCACAGAACGCACTTGTAGAATCAGTCGCGGAGCACTTTACCCCGACCGTAGCAGACTACTTCGTAGACTTTTCCGTCTTGATCATGTTTGCAGGGCTTGGCGCATGGCTGGCATTCAGGCGCAGAGACGACATGTCGATATTTGCGCTCATTATTGGCATCACAGGAGTCTACGTTAGCGCCACGTTCGCCAGATTGCTGGTGTTTGCGTCCTTGGGTATAATAGTTCTGGCGGGGCTTGGATTGTACGAAGTCACTCGTAGCATCATGGCTCACAGGCAAGCCACTGCCACACCATCGGTGACTCAGAGGCCAACAGCAGCTACAAGGGAGGAGAGAAGGAAGATCGAGTTTGCAGGCAGGGGCCATCCGGCCTCCGGGCAGGCGGTAAGAATAGCATACACAGTAGTCATCATTATGATGCTTTCAATTCCAATGTTCTTCCCATCTAACTCAAACTGGCTGAGCTCTGCAGACAGCCCTGCTGCAATCGCAAACGGAGGAACGGGGTTCAGGACACAGACCAACGACTGGACAGATGCTCTCAACTGGATTGAACAAAACACTGAGCCGGACGCTGTGATTGCATCATGGTGGGACTATGGATACTGGATAACTACGCTTGGCAACAGGACTACCCTGGCGGACAATGCAACAATCAACTCGACCCGCATCGAAACGATTGCAAAGATGCTCATATCTGACGAGCAAGCAGGATTAAAGATCGCCCAAGACTTGCAGGCTGATTATATCTTGGTATACACTGTTGCGCAGGTACGGTTCCTCGGCCAGACCAACAACACTGAAACTGGTGCCACAGAGCAAGTCCCCATTTACACCCTCGGCCAAGGCGGCGATGAGAGCAAGAAGCAATGGTTCATGAGAATTGGAGGCTTTGATGAAAGCAAATACATTGAGAGCGACGGGTTCACGCCTACGCCAGAGTTCTGGAACAATACGCTCCTTGGCAAGCTCTTCCCGTTTGAACCTTCATCGTATGTGCAGCTGAGCGATGGCAGGGTTGCAAGCCAGCCCCAGCCAGAATGGGAGCCGGGCCTCACAGGCCTCTATACCCAGCATATAAAGTACCCCACAGACGGCGGAAGCGACCAGCCTCTTCACCTTGTATATGCCTCGCCCAGCTTTGAAAATGAAGAAAACATCATGTTTGGAGTGTTCATTTACAAAGTGAACCATGACTATGTGCCAAATCCACAGGGTGACCCCTATGCTGAGCCAGAGCCAACTACTGCGAATATGACTACATCAAATGAGATTGCAATCATCAATACTACACAGGGACCAATCGAGATAGAATTCTTCCCCAAGGAAGCTCCAAAGCACGTTGACAACTTTATCAAGTTGGCCAATGAGGGCTTTTACGATGGAACGCTGTTCCACAGAATAGTCCCCGGGTTTGTGATACAAGGAGGCGACCCTAACACCAAGGGAGACGATAGTGACAGAAGCACTTGGGGCCAAGGAGGTCCAGGCTACACTGTGAACGCAGAATTCAACGACATCCCCCACACAAGAGGTATAGTATCCATGGCAAGAGCACAGGATCCAAACAGCGCAGGTTCGCAGTTCTTTATCGTGCTTGACGATAATGAAAATACAAGGGCGCTTGATGGAAAATACACAGTGTTTGGCAAGGTCATAAGCGGAATGGATGTTGTAGACAAGATAGCAGCGCTCCAGACAACGATGGTTGGGCAAACCCCGCAGCCAGCCAATCCAGAAGAAGCAAGAATAATATCGATAAGCATACGCGAAAGCAAATAG